Genomic segment of Candidatus Effluviviaceae Genus V sp.:
TTGACCTCGAGCATGGGCTTGACGTTCCCCAGAGCCTTCTCGAATACCTGAATGGGATCCTCACCGGTCTTATCGGCGATGATGTCCATGGCGCCGTAGAAGATCTGCTCGGCGGTGCTCCTCTTGCCTCCGTTCATCATCGAGTTGATGAACCTCGTGGCCAGAGGGCTTCCGAACCGCGCGTCCGGCTGCCTCTTTCTCTTCGGTACCTCACGCCTTCTCGGCATGCGTTCTTCCCTCCACGATCCGTAGCCTGAGCGGCCGGAACTACTTGGGCTTCTTCGTCCCGTACTTCGAACGGGACTGCCTGCGTCCCTCGACACCGGCGGCGTCCAGGGGACCTCGGATGATGTGGTACCGGACACCCGGCAGGTCCTTGACCCTGCCGCCTCTGATGAGGACGACGGAGTGCTCCTGCAGGTTGTGACCCTCACCCGGGATGTACGCGGTGACCGAGTCGCCCTTCATGAGGCGCACCCTCGCGACCTTCCTGAGCGCTGAGTTCGGCTTCTTCGGGGTGGTCGTGTACACCCTCGTACAGATACCCCGGCGCTGCGGGTGGCCCTGGAGAGCACGCGCGGGCTTCTTTTTCACCCTGCGCTTCCGGCCCTTCCTGATCAGCTGATTGATCGTCGGCACACGTTCCTCCTGTACCTCAGTGGCTTTGCTCTACCTGTCACTGCGCGGACGCCGAGGTCAGCGTCCCCACGTCCTCTCCTTCGGGCGCCTCGTCCGGGCGCTCGATGATCTTCGGCTGGGGCTCCTCGGGCTTCAGGACCTCGATGAGCTCGAACTCGTCGAGACCGGTCCCCGCGGGGATCCTCCGACCGATGATGACGTTCTCCTTGAGTCCGCGGAGGTCGTCAGTCTTGCCCTCGGTCGCCGCCATCATGAGCACCCTGGTCGTCTCCTGGAACGAAGCGGCCGAGATGAAGCTGTCGGTCGTCAGCGCGGCCTTCGTGATCCCCAGGAGCAGCGCCTCGTGCCTTGCGGGATTGAGCCTGTCGGCCTTCTTCCGCTTGCCCTTGTTGTGCTCGGCGATGCGGCGGTTCTCCTTCTCGAACTCCGCCCGCGATACGACCTGTCCCTCGAGGAACGCCGTGTCACCCGGATCGGTGACCCGGACCCGCTGCAGCATCTGGCGGACGATCATCTCGATGTGCTTGTCGTTGATCTTCACACCCTGCAGTCGGTAGACCTCCTGGATCTCGTTCAGAAGGTACTCCTGCA
This window contains:
- a CDS encoding 30S ribosomal protein S12; this translates as MPTINQLIRKGRKRRVKKKPARALQGHPQRRGICTRVYTTTPKKPNSALRKVARVRLMKGDSVTAYIPGEGHNLQEHSVVLIRGGRVKDLPGVRYHIIRGPLDAAGVEGRRQSRSKYGTKKPK